DNA from Leptospira harrisiae:
GTAAAACCATTTGTATCTCTTCCCAAATTGGTTGTACTCTCAATTGTAAATTTTGTGCCACGGGACTTCTTGAATACAAAGGCAACCTCCAAACTTGGCAAATTTTGGATCAAGTTTTGCAAGTAGAACGTCTTGTCGGCGACCGTGCCACCAATATCGTTTTTATGGGAATGGGTGAACCCATGCACAATTATTTTTCCGTAATGAAGGCAGCGCATATCCTTAGAGACCAAGAAGGATTTGGCCTGGGAGCTCTTCGAATTACGATTTCCACAGCCGGTGTCACCACAGGGATCAACCGGTTTATCGAAAACAAAGAACCTTTCAATTTTGCCATTTCACTCAATCATCCAAATCCTAATTCACGTTCCTCGATTATGGATGTAAACGACAAACACCCGTTAGAGAAATTGATTGAATCTGCGAAACGATTTACAAAAGAACTAGACCGGGCCATTACTTTTGAATACGTAATGATCCCAGAAGTCAATATGGGTCGTGACAACGCAGAACGACTCGCAAAAATCTCTCGTTCGGTAAATAAATGCAAAATCAATGTGATTCCTCTCAATACAGATTTTACCGGTTGGCGTAGACCCACCGATGAGGAAGTAAAAGATTTTGTAATGCATCTCAAAGCTAAAACAACAGCTCCCATTCTCAACCGTAGAAGTCCTGGACGGGATATCAACGGTGCTTGTGGAATGTTAGCATTAAAAGGAATTCGAAGTGAAACACGGTAATTGGATCTTAACTCTGGCGTTAGCTCTATTTTTAGTTAACTGCCAAGATATAGTGGAAAAAAAATGCCAAGCAGCATGTGAGGTTTTTATTTCTTGTACAGAAGAAGAACTAAAACTCACGTTAGCACCAGATGTCAAACGAACTGGTCGGATCCAATGTATGGACGGATGTACCACACATAATAGCGATATTTTGCAATGTTATGACCAAGAACCCAATTCCTGCAAAGGATTTGGACAATGCCTGATCCAAATTGGTACTTTAGAATGAAAGAAACACTTAACGCCTCTGAAAGAATTTTTTATCGAATTTTGTTACTTCTCGCAACGCTTCCTGTTTTGTTCACACTTCCTTTGGATGTGATTGATATTGATAGTTCTCAGTATGCAAGTATCAGCCGTGAGCTTGTGTTATCTGGTGATTTTTTTACCTTATTTGATAATGGAAGAAGATATTTAGATAAACCCATCTTAACCTTTTGGACGATTGCCAGTTCTTTTTCTCTTTTTGGTATCAGTAATATTGCCTTTCGAATACCCGCTATTTTACTTAGTTTACTTTCCGTTTATTCCATTTATCGTATCACCATTTTAACCGGTGGAAAAGAAAGACAAGGTTACTTGGCCTCTTTTGCTTATCTT
Protein-coding regions in this window:
- the rlmN gene encoding 23S rRNA (adenine(2503)-C(2))-methyltransferase RlmN, coding for MKEEIPVLKGKTKKELEEICVSLGLEKYRAAQIYTGIYKSRYTHLDQFTTLSKDVREKLKQHTSFPEIELGRDLASKEDGTRKFTFFVGENKEIEAVWIPSGDGGRKTICISSQIGCTLNCKFCATGLLEYKGNLQTWQILDQVLQVERLVGDRATNIVFMGMGEPMHNYFSVMKAAHILRDQEGFGLGALRITISTAGVTTGINRFIENKEPFNFAISLNHPNPNSRSSIMDVNDKHPLEKLIESAKRFTKELDRAITFEYVMIPEVNMGRDNAERLAKISRSVNKCKINVIPLNTDFTGWRRPTDEEVKDFVMHLKAKTTAPILNRRSPGRDINGACGMLALKGIRSETR
- a CDS encoding Cys-rich protein encodes the protein MKHGNWILTLALALFLVNCQDIVEKKCQAACEVFISCTEEELKLTLAPDVKRTGRIQCMDGCTTHNSDILQCYDQEPNSCKGFGQCLIQIGTLE